From one Pseudopipra pipra isolate bDixPip1 chromosome 2, bDixPip1.hap1, whole genome shotgun sequence genomic stretch:
- the CENPJ gene encoding centromere protein J isoform X5, producing MPTVENPSGEQNFIAHWMFNSSRAGVLLDPSFTGLNFKKENLLPGPENITALPAEVLHLSDACSVSDDSLCEESGSSHTLQQYSTGTSFPAAACNVESSKPDFVCGEVDGQKKSGNSDPLLKRLEQLKELQRQKQEQLKKQQMEQLQWLMEEQQKLLSMVSGQTAALGYAPTAESQKVRPGHSSGLTTLHQLPSSGYQNIFEDRTHAPIVASYTQDNDSLPKLNNKECTSSLKNSLSEVSACEKPGPCVPMKRPNCLNNKEDKYITGKNMWCPEKKMELLMESEDNHIDSLCVGIADLSENSSGGEHLRTNTEERPIKAAIHEKKQTFEEFLEEQIQLEEQRLEQNQKLQETNGSTVQKPVTKRPFLKRGEGLTRFTNAKSKITKLGENTSKLQLRASDDRNVIKVDRSQTQKKTMPPGKELVSENPFAPCKKYNHPNKAKHCPIQKMVVLRNHNGENILPLETKMQSGKNYDGQMRDYYASEINNKTENKENRVEFAKSNTGKIKDKLPGTEKSQLSQELASAFSNSKRTIGHPVKDSELSFEISFQNKLENWEKEKEKETLELDEFLFLEQAADELSFSSNSSFVQRVLDRDLQTLKGRRMSSTPIKAKQQQVKVLAVELTNEKNERADCIAQENIHNSPVMHSVSNSGADSRMKDPLNKTDNVIFSASSVKTVPALKSNHWIVNEDEGSGDTTTDSESRFEATLKHDNKDAKTSFVNHRESDPEFFDCESSVTDISKESINGDADLGLSDKDCSALSKQKIRRATDDHRSVSCLRRSKFEFDDERTWSDLDENYVSSDLPEKYTKIPSQMDFPRQNDSPVPDKAIKRKVASKKADEMSKEPAVESDSNGPPVSNLMMKLFPSLKPKQKAGCHLERETKSNVEQDPGGNTVPSQLLRERLTELETEIERFRAENTTLSKLREEREQALANIRKEIADFEQQKAQELAEIEEYKKKEMKKLQKERKVFEKYTAEARAIPDKKERDEIQALKQQIAELQEDLKRKEAKWSTTHRRLKDQIEALVNENLELKEEVKIMEKFRLEAWKKTEAAGSKRKIENSAMALKRAESCLPNRGSKSQTASLLLPVQKCSKMNGKSYSQAKGKLSRTPASGPAKDRSNSETITALEDSSKTFMVDISPNEAHVSLPSGPAYMGSEEIERETTYPDGKVEQVLKNGCHLVFFPNGTWKKVGSDGKTVTITFFNGDVKQVMPDQTVIYYYADAKTTHTTYSDGLEVLQFSNGQIEKHYPDGKKEITFPDQTIKNLFTDGQEESILPDETEAKL from the exons ATGCCAACTGTTGAAAATCCGAGTGGTGAACAGAACTTCATTGCACATTGGATGTTCAATAGTTCCCGTGCTGGAGTCTTGTTAGATCCTAGTTTTACAGGTTTGaacttcaagaaagaaaatttgttaCCTGGACCTGAAAATATCACAGCTTTACCTGCCGAAGTGTTGCATCTTTCAGACGCCTGTTCTGTAAGTGATGACTCCCTGTGTGAAGAGTCTGGCAGCTCTCATACACTTCAGCAATACAGCACTGGAACatcttttccagcagcagcatgtAATGTGGAAAGCTCTAAACCAGACTTTGTCTGTGGTGAAGTGGATGGTCAGAAAAAATCCGGTAACAGTGACCCACTCTTAAAAAGGCTTGAACAG ctGAAGGAATTGCAACGACAGAAACAGGAACAGCTAAAGAAACAACAGATGGAGCAACTTCAATGGCTAATGGAAGAGCAGCAAAAGCTACTTAGCATGGTATCTGGCCAGACAGCAGCTCTTG GCTATGCTCCAACAGCTGAAAGTCAAAAGGTAAGACCTGGGCATTCATCAGGCTTAACAACTTTACACCAATTGCCATCATCTGGATATCAGAATATCTTTGAAGACAGAACTCATGCTCCGATTGTTGCTTCATATACACAAGACAATGATTCTTTACCAAAGTTAAACAACAAAGAATGCACCTCATCTTTGAAGAACAGTCTTTCAGAAGTGTCTGCCTGTGAAAAGCCAGGTCCATGTGTGCCTATGAAAAGGCCAAATTGTTTGAACAACAAGGAAGACAAATACATTACTG GAAAAAACATGTGGTGtccagaaaaaaagatggaacTATTAATGGAGAGTGAAGATAATCACATTGATTCTTTATGTGTGGGAATTGCAGATCTCTCTGAAAATTCCAGCGGAGGTGAACATTTGCGGACTAATACAGAGGAAAG ACCTATTAAAGCTGCAATACATGAGAAGAAACAGACCTTTGAAGAATTCTTGGAAGAACAGATACAACTAGAAGAGCAGCGTCTGGAGCAAAACCAGAAGTTGCag GAGACAAATGGATCAACTGTTCAAAAACCAGTGACCAAAAGACCCTTCCTGAAAAGAGGAGAAGGCTTAACAAGATTCACTAATGCCAAATCTAAAATTACAAAACTCGGAGAAAACACCTCAAAACTTCAACTAAGGGCTTCAGATGACAGAAATGTTATTAAAGTGGACAGAtcacaaacacagaagaaaactaTGCCTCCTGGCAAAGAACTGGTTTCTGAAAATCCTTTTGCACCGTGTAAAAAATACAACCACCCCAATAAAGCAAAACATTGCCCTATTCAGAAGATGGTGGTACTCAGGAATCACAATGGAGAAAATATCTTGCCAttagaaacaaaaatgcaatcaggaaaaaattatgaTGGACAGATGAGAGATTATTACGCATCAGAAATtaataacaaaacagaaaataaagagaacagAGTAGAATTTGCTAAGTCTAATACTGGCAAAATCAAAGACAAATTGCCTGGCACAGAAAAGTCTCAGTTGTCTCAAGAGCTGGCCAGTGCCTTCTCTAATTCTAAACGTACTATAGGTCACCCTGTAAAAGATTCAGAACTATCttttgaaatttcatttcagaataagctggagaactgggaaaaagaaaaagaaaaagagactcTAGAATTAGATGAGTTTTTGTTTCTAGAACAAGCTGCAGATGAATTATCTTTCTCAAGTAATTCCTCATTTGTGCAAAGGGTCTTGGATCGAGATCTGCAAACTTTAAAAGGCCGTAGAATGTCTTCTACCCCTATAAAGGCAAAACAGCAGCAAGTAAAGGTGCTGGCTGTCGAACtcacaaatgagaaaaatgaaagggCAGACTGCATAGCACAGGAAAATATACATAATAGCCCAGTTATGCACTCAGTCTCAAATTCAGGAGCAGATTCTAGAATGAAGGATCCATTGAATAAAACAGACAATGTAATATTTTCAGCTTCTTCTGTGAAGACAGTTCCTGCTTTAAAAAGTAATCACTGGATTGTAAATGAAGATGAGGGCAGCGGCGATACTACTACAGATTCTGAGAGTAGATTTGAGGCCACATTGAAGCATGACAACAAGGATGCTAAGACATCCTTTGTGAACCATAGAGAAAGTGATCCGGAATTTTTTGATTGTGAAAGTTCTGTTACAGACATCAGCAAAGAAAGCATAAATGGAGATGCTGACCTTGGCTTGTCAGACAAAGATTGCAGTGCACTGTCAAAGCAAAAGATTAGAAGAGCTACAGACGATCACAGAAGTGTGTCATGTTTAAGGAGGAGTAAGTTTGAATTTGATGATGAAAGAACATGGAGTGATCTTGATGAAAATTATGTTAGCAGTGATTTACCTGAAAAATACACTAAAATACCTTCGCAGATGGACTTTCCCAGACAGAATGATTCACCTGTCCCAGATAAAGCAATAAAGAGAAAAGTTGCCTCAAAGAAAGCAGATGAAATGTCCAAAGAGCCTGCAGTGGAGAGTGATTCAAATGGACCTCCTGTATCAAACCTGATGATGAAACTGTTTCCTTCACTGAAACCGAAACAGAAGGCAGGCTGTCACTTGGAACGTGAAACCAAATCGAATGTGGAACAGGATCCAGGAG GAAATACTGTTCCATCCCAGCTACTGAGAGAGAGACTCACTGAATTGGAAACTGAAATAGAGAGATTCCGAGCTGAAAACACAACTCTAAGTAAACTCCGTGAAGAAAGAGAGCAGGCCTTGGCAAATATcag GAAAGAAATTGCAGACTTTGAGCAGCAGAAAGCCCAAGAACTGGCTGAAAtagaagaatataaaaaaaaggaaatgaaaaaactGCAAAAGGAGCGCaaagtttttgaaaaatatacTGCAGAAGCTAGAGCAATTCCAGATAAAAAAGAACGTGATGAAATTCAG GCTTTAAAACAACAGATTGCAGAGTTACAGGAAGATTTAAAACGAAAAGAGGCAAAATGGTCAACTACCCATCGGCGCCTGAAAGATCAAATAGAAGCTTTAGTAAATGAGAATTTGGAGCTAAAAGAAGAAGTCAAAATTATGGAGAAGTTCCGTCTAGAAGcctggaagaaaacagaagctgctggaagcaagAGGAAAATAGAAAACTCTGCGATGGCTTTAAAAAGAGCAGAATCT TGTCTACCAAATAGAGGCTCCAAAAGTCAAACTGCATCTCTGCTTCTTCCAGTACAGAAGTGCAGCAAAATGAATGGCAAAAGTTATTCACAGGCAAAag GAAAACTTTCTAGAACACCTGCATCCGGACCTGCTAAGGACAGAAGCAACTCTGAGACAATAACAGCACTAGAAGATTCTTCTAAGACTTTTATGGTA GACATCTCTCCTAACGAAGCTCATGTGTCACTACCATCTGGTCCTGCATATATGGGCAGTGAAGAGATAGAGAGAGAAACTACTTATCCTGATGGAAAG GTTGAGCAAGTTTTGAAAAATGGCTGTCACCTCGTATTTTTTCCCAATGGAACATGGAAAAAAGTGGGTTCTGATGGAAAGACTGTAACTATAACATTCTTCAATGGGGATGTGAAGCAGGTTATGCCTGATCAAACAGTG atttATTATTATGCTGATGCTAAGACTACACATACTACATACTCTGATGGCTTAGAGGTCTTGCAGTTTTCAAATGGACAAATAG agaAGCATTATCCTGATGGCAAGAAGGAAATTACCTTCCCTGATCAAACTATTAAGAACTTATTTACAGATGGACAAGAAGAAAGTATCCTTCCAGACG
- the CENPJ gene encoding centromere protein J isoform X6: MPTVENPSGEQNFIAHWMFNSSRAGVLLDPSFTGLNFKKENLLPGPENITALPAEVLHLSDACSVSDDSLCEESGSSHTLQQYSTGTSFPAAACNVESSKPDFVCGEVDGQKKSGNSDPLLKRLEQLKELQRQKQEQLKKQQMEQLQWLMEEQQKLLSMVSGQTAALGYAPTAESQKVRPGHSSGLTTLHQLPSSGYQNIFEDRTHAPIVASYTQDNDSLPKLNNKECTSSLKNSLSEVSACEKPGPCVPMKRPNCLNNKEDKYITGKNMWCPEKKMELLMESEDNHIDSLCVGIADLSENSSGGEHLRTNTEERPIKAAIHEKKQTFEEFLEEQIQLEEQRLEQNQKLQETNGSTVQKPVTKRPFLKRGEGLTRFTNAKSKITKLGENTSKLQLRASDDRNVIKVDRSQTQKKTMPPGKELVSENPFAPCKKYNHPNKAKHCPIQKMVVLRNHNGENILPLETKMQSGKNYDGQMRDYYASEINNKTENKENRVEFAKSNTGKIKDKLPGTEKSQLSQELASAFSNSKRTIGHPVKDSELSFEISFQNKLENWEKEKEKETLELDEFLFLEQAADELSFSSNSSFVQRVLDRDLQTLKGRRMSSTPIKAKQQQVKVLAVELTNEKNERADCIAQENIHNSPVMHSVSNSGADSRMKDPLNKTDNVIFSASSVKTVPALKSNHWIVNEDEGSGDTTTDSESRFEATLKHDNKDAKTSFVNHRESDPEFFDCESSVTDISKESINGDADLGLSDKDCSALSKQKIRRATDDHRSVSCLRRSKFEFDDERTWSDLDENYVSSDLPEKYTKIPSQMDFPRQNDSPVPDKAIKRKVASKKADEMSKEPAVESDSNGPPVSNLMMKLFPSLKPKQKAGCHLERETKSNVEQDPGGNTVPSQLLRERLTELETEIERFRAENTTLSKLREEREQALANIRKEIADFEQQKAQELAEIEEYKKKEMKKLQKERKVFEKYTAEARAIPDKKERDEIQALKQQIAELQEDLKRKEAKWSTTHRRLKDQIEALVNENLELKEEVKIMEKFRLEAWKKTEAAGSKRKIENSAMALKRAESCLPNRGSKSQTASLLLPVQKCSKMNGKSYSQAKVSNLTVTCI; this comes from the exons ATGCCAACTGTTGAAAATCCGAGTGGTGAACAGAACTTCATTGCACATTGGATGTTCAATAGTTCCCGTGCTGGAGTCTTGTTAGATCCTAGTTTTACAGGTTTGaacttcaagaaagaaaatttgttaCCTGGACCTGAAAATATCACAGCTTTACCTGCCGAAGTGTTGCATCTTTCAGACGCCTGTTCTGTAAGTGATGACTCCCTGTGTGAAGAGTCTGGCAGCTCTCATACACTTCAGCAATACAGCACTGGAACatcttttccagcagcagcatgtAATGTGGAAAGCTCTAAACCAGACTTTGTCTGTGGTGAAGTGGATGGTCAGAAAAAATCCGGTAACAGTGACCCACTCTTAAAAAGGCTTGAACAG ctGAAGGAATTGCAACGACAGAAACAGGAACAGCTAAAGAAACAACAGATGGAGCAACTTCAATGGCTAATGGAAGAGCAGCAAAAGCTACTTAGCATGGTATCTGGCCAGACAGCAGCTCTTG GCTATGCTCCAACAGCTGAAAGTCAAAAGGTAAGACCTGGGCATTCATCAGGCTTAACAACTTTACACCAATTGCCATCATCTGGATATCAGAATATCTTTGAAGACAGAACTCATGCTCCGATTGTTGCTTCATATACACAAGACAATGATTCTTTACCAAAGTTAAACAACAAAGAATGCACCTCATCTTTGAAGAACAGTCTTTCAGAAGTGTCTGCCTGTGAAAAGCCAGGTCCATGTGTGCCTATGAAAAGGCCAAATTGTTTGAACAACAAGGAAGACAAATACATTACTG GAAAAAACATGTGGTGtccagaaaaaaagatggaacTATTAATGGAGAGTGAAGATAATCACATTGATTCTTTATGTGTGGGAATTGCAGATCTCTCTGAAAATTCCAGCGGAGGTGAACATTTGCGGACTAATACAGAGGAAAG ACCTATTAAAGCTGCAATACATGAGAAGAAACAGACCTTTGAAGAATTCTTGGAAGAACAGATACAACTAGAAGAGCAGCGTCTGGAGCAAAACCAGAAGTTGCag GAGACAAATGGATCAACTGTTCAAAAACCAGTGACCAAAAGACCCTTCCTGAAAAGAGGAGAAGGCTTAACAAGATTCACTAATGCCAAATCTAAAATTACAAAACTCGGAGAAAACACCTCAAAACTTCAACTAAGGGCTTCAGATGACAGAAATGTTATTAAAGTGGACAGAtcacaaacacagaagaaaactaTGCCTCCTGGCAAAGAACTGGTTTCTGAAAATCCTTTTGCACCGTGTAAAAAATACAACCACCCCAATAAAGCAAAACATTGCCCTATTCAGAAGATGGTGGTACTCAGGAATCACAATGGAGAAAATATCTTGCCAttagaaacaaaaatgcaatcaggaaaaaattatgaTGGACAGATGAGAGATTATTACGCATCAGAAATtaataacaaaacagaaaataaagagaacagAGTAGAATTTGCTAAGTCTAATACTGGCAAAATCAAAGACAAATTGCCTGGCACAGAAAAGTCTCAGTTGTCTCAAGAGCTGGCCAGTGCCTTCTCTAATTCTAAACGTACTATAGGTCACCCTGTAAAAGATTCAGAACTATCttttgaaatttcatttcagaataagctggagaactgggaaaaagaaaaagaaaaagagactcTAGAATTAGATGAGTTTTTGTTTCTAGAACAAGCTGCAGATGAATTATCTTTCTCAAGTAATTCCTCATTTGTGCAAAGGGTCTTGGATCGAGATCTGCAAACTTTAAAAGGCCGTAGAATGTCTTCTACCCCTATAAAGGCAAAACAGCAGCAAGTAAAGGTGCTGGCTGTCGAACtcacaaatgagaaaaatgaaagggCAGACTGCATAGCACAGGAAAATATACATAATAGCCCAGTTATGCACTCAGTCTCAAATTCAGGAGCAGATTCTAGAATGAAGGATCCATTGAATAAAACAGACAATGTAATATTTTCAGCTTCTTCTGTGAAGACAGTTCCTGCTTTAAAAAGTAATCACTGGATTGTAAATGAAGATGAGGGCAGCGGCGATACTACTACAGATTCTGAGAGTAGATTTGAGGCCACATTGAAGCATGACAACAAGGATGCTAAGACATCCTTTGTGAACCATAGAGAAAGTGATCCGGAATTTTTTGATTGTGAAAGTTCTGTTACAGACATCAGCAAAGAAAGCATAAATGGAGATGCTGACCTTGGCTTGTCAGACAAAGATTGCAGTGCACTGTCAAAGCAAAAGATTAGAAGAGCTACAGACGATCACAGAAGTGTGTCATGTTTAAGGAGGAGTAAGTTTGAATTTGATGATGAAAGAACATGGAGTGATCTTGATGAAAATTATGTTAGCAGTGATTTACCTGAAAAATACACTAAAATACCTTCGCAGATGGACTTTCCCAGACAGAATGATTCACCTGTCCCAGATAAAGCAATAAAGAGAAAAGTTGCCTCAAAGAAAGCAGATGAAATGTCCAAAGAGCCTGCAGTGGAGAGTGATTCAAATGGACCTCCTGTATCAAACCTGATGATGAAACTGTTTCCTTCACTGAAACCGAAACAGAAGGCAGGCTGTCACTTGGAACGTGAAACCAAATCGAATGTGGAACAGGATCCAGGAG GAAATACTGTTCCATCCCAGCTACTGAGAGAGAGACTCACTGAATTGGAAACTGAAATAGAGAGATTCCGAGCTGAAAACACAACTCTAAGTAAACTCCGTGAAGAAAGAGAGCAGGCCTTGGCAAATATcag GAAAGAAATTGCAGACTTTGAGCAGCAGAAAGCCCAAGAACTGGCTGAAAtagaagaatataaaaaaaaggaaatgaaaaaactGCAAAAGGAGCGCaaagtttttgaaaaatatacTGCAGAAGCTAGAGCAATTCCAGATAAAAAAGAACGTGATGAAATTCAG GCTTTAAAACAACAGATTGCAGAGTTACAGGAAGATTTAAAACGAAAAGAGGCAAAATGGTCAACTACCCATCGGCGCCTGAAAGATCAAATAGAAGCTTTAGTAAATGAGAATTTGGAGCTAAAAGAAGAAGTCAAAATTATGGAGAAGTTCCGTCTAGAAGcctggaagaaaacagaagctgctggaagcaagAGGAAAATAGAAAACTCTGCGATGGCTTTAAAAAGAGCAGAATCT TGTCTACCAAATAGAGGCTCCAAAAGTCAAACTGCATCTCTGCTTCTTCCAGTACAGAAGTGCAGCAAAATGAATGGCAAAAGTTATTCACAGGCAAAag TGTCCAATTTAACTGTTACATGTATCTGA